In Desulforegula conservatrix Mb1Pa, one genomic interval encodes:
- a CDS encoding hybrid sensor histidine kinase/response regulator, with protein sequence MKIIVAEDNRASAALLSKLLSKEGYFVINAENGNEAWEKLNSSGARILLTDWMMPELSGIELCSKIRNADLPGYIYIIILTAKNAREDALEGLKAGADDYIIKPFDREELLTRVRTAERILSLEDRNEKAQNQLLISEKMASIGQLAAGVAHEINNPVGFISSNLKTLGDYHSDLVELISAYRHVVKTILGNPDSNLPDLNLYDFAKKIAEAEKQIDIDYIINDIHELVKDCSEGTDRIKKIVIDMKDFAHPGETKPVMSDINKCLESTLHLVWNEIKYKAEVHKELGALPEIECVPQQINQIFMNILVNAAQAIPERGEIHISTAKKNNGVEITIKDSGSGIPANKIDKIFDPFFTTKDPGKGTGLGLHVAYNIIKKHGGSIDVKSEVGKGTEFVIWLPSKMTL encoded by the coding sequence ATGAAAATAATTGTTGCAGAAGATAACAGGGCTTCGGCTGCGCTGCTCAGCAAACTTCTTTCCAAAGAAGGCTATTTTGTCATTAATGCAGAAAATGGCAATGAGGCATGGGAAAAGTTGAATTCGAGCGGTGCAAGGATATTGTTGACAGATTGGATGATGCCGGAGCTCAGCGGTATAGAACTTTGCAGCAAGATAAGAAATGCTGATCTTCCTGGATATATATACATAATTATACTGACCGCAAAAAACGCCAGGGAAGATGCGCTTGAAGGACTTAAGGCCGGAGCGGACGACTACATCATAAAACCATTTGATCGCGAAGAGCTTTTGACAAGAGTCAGAACAGCCGAAAGAATATTATCCCTTGAGGATAGAAATGAAAAAGCCCAGAATCAATTGTTGATTTCTGAAAAAATGGCCTCGATTGGTCAGCTTGCGGCAGGTGTTGCACATGAGATCAATAATCCCGTCGGTTTTATAAGCAGTAATTTAAAAACACTCGGCGATTATCACAGTGACCTTGTGGAGCTTATCTCTGCTTACAGGCATGTTGTAAAGACTATTCTGGGCAACCCGGATTCAAATCTACCGGATTTAAATCTATATGACTTCGCTAAAAAAATAGCCGAGGCAGAAAAACAGATCGATATAGATTATATAATCAATGACATTCATGAACTTGTAAAGGACTGCTCCGAGGGGACGGACAGGATTAAAAAAATAGTCATCGATATGAAGGATTTCGCGCATCCAGGAGAAACAAAACCTGTTATGTCGGATATTAACAAGTGCTTAGAAAGCACCCTCCACCTCGTATGGAATGAAATCAAATATAAGGCTGAAGTCCATAAAGAATTGGGCGCTTTGCCTGAAATAGAGTGCGTTCCCCAGCAGATAAACCAGATATTCATGAATATTCTTGTAAATGCTGCCCAGGCCATCCCCGAAAGAGGTGAAATTCATATTTCCACGGCTAAAAAAAATAACGGCGTGGAAATAACAATAAAAGACTCAGGCTCTGGTATTCCTGCAAATAAGATAGATAAAATATTTGATCCTTTTTTTACTACAAAAGATCCGGGAAAGGGAACTGGTTTAGGCCTCCATGTGGCTTATAATATAATTAAAAAACATGGTGGATCTATTGATGTTAAGAGTGAAGTCGGAAAGGGAACGGAGTTTGTTATATGGTTGCCTTCAAAGATGACTTTATGA
- a CDS encoding HD domain-containing phosphohydrolase yields the protein MDDKTSYAHSILLVDDEASILKAMTRLLRKTPYTIHISNSGQEALDLLVTLDKKVSMIISDQKMPGMSGSEFLEKSRQYVPDAVRFLLTGYSDMETLVDAINKGGVQRYISKPWNDNDLLLTIEHGLRQYELVLENRRLMEVTKKQNAQLLQVGRLLDAKVKQRTTELKEKTQELEDSFYNIIRSFSALTDTFFPEDSGHGRRVSALANEIARKAGVEGEELRNIEIASLLHDIGKIGISKSLVSPFQDHMSPSEKAKYVKHSMEGFLILRFIPQLEKVSLYIKSHHENYDGTGFPEGLAEDEIPLGSRIIAVADAYDRIAGKPEKNENPVLQEYERATGRTSDHVEQSEMAHQAAIYYLKQNAFSLFDPNIIKILLEILKTQGFTFQEEKKMQLEKLEPGMVLTRPLYTVKGRFLLPYNTTLTASVISKLISMNDSDPIQEPVYAATY from the coding sequence ATGGACGACAAAACCAGTTACGCACATTCGATTTTGCTTGTTGATGATGAAGCTTCGATTTTGAAGGCAATGACAAGGCTTCTCAGGAAAACACCATACACAATTCATATATCGAACAGTGGTCAGGAAGCTCTTGATCTGCTTGTCACACTTGACAAAAAGGTTTCAATGATCATTTCCGATCAGAAAATGCCCGGGATGTCAGGTTCAGAATTTCTTGAAAAATCAAGACAGTATGTTCCTGATGCGGTCAGATTCCTTCTTACTGGTTACTCGGACATGGAAACCCTTGTTGATGCTATAAACAAGGGAGGGGTTCAGCGATATATTTCAAAACCCTGGAATGACAATGATCTTCTGCTGACCATAGAGCATGGATTAAGGCAGTATGAGCTTGTCCTTGAAAATAGAAGGCTCATGGAAGTTACTAAAAAGCAGAATGCCCAGCTGCTTCAGGTGGGAAGGCTCCTTGATGCAAAGGTGAAGCAGCGAACGACAGAGCTTAAGGAAAAAACCCAGGAACTTGAGGACTCTTTTTACAATATAATCAGATCTTTCTCTGCTCTTACAGACACATTTTTCCCTGAGGATTCCGGACATGGCCGAAGAGTGAGCGCCCTTGCCAATGAGATTGCAAGAAAAGCTGGCGTAGAAGGCGAGGAACTCCGGAACATTGAAATAGCCAGTCTGTTACATGACATAGGTAAAATAGGGATTTCAAAAAGTCTGGTCAGCCCTTTTCAGGATCACATGAGTCCCTCTGAAAAGGCAAAATATGTCAAGCACTCTATGGAAGGATTTCTGATACTTAGATTCATTCCTCAGCTTGAGAAGGTGAGCCTTTATATAAAATCCCATCATGAGAATTATGATGGAACAGGTTTCCCTGAAGGTCTTGCAGAAGACGAGATTCCATTAGGATCAAGAATTATAGCTGTTGCTGATGCTTATGACAGAATTGCCGGAAAACCTGAAAAAAACGAAAATCCTGTGCTTCAGGAATATGAAAGAGCAACGGGACGGACTTCAGATCATGTAGAGCAGTCCGAGATGGCCCATCAGGCTGCAATATATTATCTTAAACAGAACGCCTTTTCTCTGTTTGATCCGAACATTATTAAAATACTTCTCGAAATTCTTAAAACCCAAGGCTTTACGTTCCAGGAAGAAAAGAAAATGCAACTTGAAAAACTGGAGCCCGGAATGGTGCTTACAAGACCATTATATACAGTAAAAGGCCGTTTTTTACTTCCATACAACACAACCCTGACAGCTTCTGTGATCAGTAAGCTTATTTCCATGAATGACAGTGATCCAATTCAGGAGCCTGTTTATGCCGCGACGTATTAG
- a CDS encoding response regulator — protein MNEIKSESPAILIVDDEEIILRVLSRILRKEQFQIHTALSGSQALDIIKDNHIDMIICDQRMPEMSGNKFLSIVSKEKPEIIRTIFTGYTEVNSVIEAINKGQIAKFFTKPIDNDELIREIKELLKAHKKI, from the coding sequence ATGAACGAAATTAAAAGTGAATCGCCTGCTATTCTGATCGTTGATGATGAAGAAATTATACTTAGGGTGCTTTCAAGGATTTTGAGGAAAGAACAATTTCAGATTCATACGGCCCTGAGTGGTTCACAGGCTCTTGATATAATAAAAGATAATCATATTGACATGATTATTTGTGACCAGCGTATGCCTGAAATGAGCGGCAACAAGTTTCTTTCAATTGTTAGCAAAGAAAAACCGGAAATAATCAGGACCATCTTCACAGGCTATACAGAGGTAAATTCAGTAATCGAGGCTATCAACAAAGGGCAGATAGCCAAATTTTTTACAAAGCCCATCGACAATGATGAACTCATCCGTGAAATTAAAGAACTTCTTAAAGCCCACAAAAAAATCTGA
- a CDS encoding GTP-binding protein, giving the protein MAEILEAEKKLIIKIVYYGPALSGKTTNLMQMHDLISPCGRGELMTLETKGDRTLFFDLLPIVAKTESGFSIKLKLFTVPGQVAHDATRKAVLSRTDGVVFVADSQLSQSVNNFESFENLEKNAERVGIEFDSLPLVIQFNKRDLKNIQSEEEIMSIWSPTGLSVRMASAIQGKGVAETFSAILSSTWIRLNQTMNLACDFGILERHFLSLVPDIDRSFP; this is encoded by the coding sequence TTGGCTGAAATACTTGAAGCTGAAAAAAAACTGATCATCAAAATAGTCTATTACGGGCCTGCCCTAAGTGGGAAGACCACTAATCTGATGCAGATGCACGACCTGATTTCCCCTTGTGGACGCGGTGAGCTAATGACCCTTGAGACAAAGGGTGACAGAACCCTGTTTTTCGATCTTTTGCCCATTGTGGCAAAAACGGAATCCGGCTTTAGCATCAAGCTCAAGCTTTTCACTGTTCCTGGTCAGGTTGCCCATGATGCCACCAGAAAAGCCGTTCTTTCCAGAACTGATGGAGTTGTATTTGTTGCGGATTCTCAACTGAGCCAGTCTGTAAATAATTTTGAGAGTTTTGAAAATCTGGAAAAAAATGCGGAGCGTGTTGGCATTGAATTTGATTCCCTCCCACTTGTCATCCAGTTTAACAAGAGGGATTTGAAAAACATTCAGTCTGAAGAAGAAATTATGTCCATCTGGTCACCAACCGGGCTTAGCGTGAGAATGGCATCGGCCATCCAGGGCAAAGGCGTGGCAGAGACTTTTTCGGCAATTCTTTCATCTACCTGGATCAGGTTGAACCAGACCATGAACCTTGCCTGTGATTTCGGTATATTGGAGAGACATTTCTTGTCACTTGTTCCTGATATAGACAGGAGTTTCCCATGA
- a CDS encoding sensor histidine kinase, translated as MSINIEMDFFDREYGLSDLLPLKTLGDFFDKLSLEGCEIRISWPDDKTYFETNGFRKKKDSGMHAFTAAIHHDSEHIADLSFYAKEGADALDFCSFMALCIEKMMGFQEKILMTSGLHGQIVESSYAELVEKNQMLLESEAKYRNLAENLEVEVEKKAQKIKAAQARLLQAEKLAAIGSLAAGMAHEINNPLGFISSNLKTLCGYVEELTTKQADQKNIEFIRQDATDIMSETVEGLSRIQSIVKDLKVFSSIDAPDVVPTDINRCIDATVGIIDHLLGPRIKIVRNYGPIPELFVNQGQINQMIMNILMNSIQAIEGEGTITIKTGFFTKDSSRVKIIISDTGPGIKEEYIDKIFDPFFTTKDVGKGMGLGLTNARETARMHGGDIAVRNLPEGGAVCIILIPVKAN; from the coding sequence ATGAGCATCAATATAGAAATGGATTTTTTTGACAGGGAATACGGGCTCAGCGATTTGCTTCCCCTCAAAACCCTCGGAGATTTTTTTGATAAATTATCTTTGGAAGGTTGTGAGATAAGAATATCTTGGCCTGACGATAAAACATATTTTGAGACCAATGGGTTCAGAAAAAAAAAAGACTCAGGGATGCACGCTTTTACTGCTGCAATTCATCATGATTCCGAGCATATCGCAGATCTTTCATTTTACGCGAAGGAGGGCGCCGATGCCTTGGATTTTTGTTCATTTATGGCTCTTTGTATTGAAAAAATGATGGGGTTTCAGGAAAAAATACTCATGACATCAGGTCTTCATGGCCAGATTGTGGAATCTTCGTATGCCGAACTTGTGGAAAAAAATCAAATGCTCCTTGAATCAGAGGCAAAATACAGAAATCTTGCAGAAAATCTTGAGGTGGAAGTTGAAAAAAAAGCTCAAAAGATAAAAGCAGCACAGGCGAGACTTTTGCAGGCCGAGAAATTAGCCGCCATAGGAAGTCTGGCAGCTGGGATGGCTCATGAAATCAATAATCCCCTCGGATTTATCAGCAGTAATCTGAAAACTCTTTGTGGATATGTTGAGGAATTAACAACAAAACAAGCGGATCAAAAAAATATAGAATTTATAAGACAGGACGCAACGGATATAATGTCTGAAACCGTGGAGGGCCTATCCAGGATACAGAGTATTGTGAAGGATCTTAAGGTGTTTTCCTCAATAGATGCTCCTGACGTTGTTCCTACTGATATTAATCGCTGCATAGATGCGACTGTCGGCATAATTGACCATCTTCTTGGTCCCCGAATAAAAATAGTAAGAAATTACGGGCCCATCCCTGAGCTGTTTGTCAATCAAGGCCAGATAAACCAGATGATTATGAATATACTAATGAATTCTATCCAGGCCATCGAAGGTGAAGGCACAATAACAATAAAGACAGGGTTTTTCACAAAAGACAGCTCGCGAGTGAAAATCATAATCTCAGATACAGGGCCTGGCATAAAGGAAGAATATATTGATAAGATTTTTGATCCTTTTTTTACGACAAAAGACGTTGGCAAGGGAATGGGGCTTGGCCTGACAAATGCTCGTGAAACCGCAAGAATGCACGGAGGAGATATCGCTGTCAGGAATCTGCCGGAGGGAGGCGCGGTCTGTATAATTTTAATTCCGGTAAAGGCTAATTAA
- a CDS encoding ATPase, T2SS/T4P/T4SS family: MSRLASLFLKDKPEGELPENSEPDEDIKNSSAHYRIMFVDDEPNVLKSMRRIFRQENYEIFTYESADQALVQIAENKPHVIVSDFRMPGMNGADFLKKIKELYPQTIRIMLTGHADVNAVMGAINEGAVYKFITKPWDDNDLRLSISLALEKFELVEENKSLKHQAEIQQKEIQKYSKFIGKHRSQLASFLLQEKIISQADFDKAVSLQEKQNRLMPGIITDLGLASPDAIVKAFVSRLKINQAEPAQFQILPAISELVPKSFCVENSLVPLKKNNRQLIVAMADPSDFMKVDDLKFITGLQIQTVVAREKEIHAKIKEIYGEDDSQLSKAISAMDLTDPTENIEIVIEDEDEEADLEELLKAKDLPPAIRIVNTIISDALRHGASDIHIEPKTKYVMVRYRIDGLLYDKLHIPIHMHPSMVSRIKVMSELDISERRRPQDGRITVKSSTRFVDMRISTLPTINGEKIVMRVLDKNAAIRDLKEIGLSGKNIEIFMSFINQPQGILLVTGPTGSGKTSTLYGLLNAGASITKNIVTIEDPVEYYMSMAEQVTVRHKIGLSFPIVLRAILRQDPNIIMLGEIRDYETAEVAFHSALTGHLVLSTLHTNSTIATITRLRDMGVQAYVISEAMIGIIAQRLVRKVCTKCRVEDIPDEKLLAALKLTKHDGPFYRGAGCDECMQTGFSGRIGLFEVLPVSEEIKKSIHKDVTESELKKTAKWFGVQTLYDDGLEKIREGITTCGELLRVLGPQTSLSFQCPECKKDIEEKYPNCPFCGFEIMPICYSCGKIVEKNWKFCAHCRAALNNVSR; encoded by the coding sequence ATGTCAAGACTAGCTTCTCTTTTTCTCAAGGATAAACCAGAAGGCGAACTACCTGAAAATTCGGAGCCAGATGAGGATATAAAAAACTCTTCAGCTCATTACAGGATAATGTTTGTTGACGACGAACCCAATGTCCTGAAATCCATGCGCAGAATATTCAGGCAGGAAAACTATGAAATCTTCACTTATGAATCTGCTGATCAGGCTCTTGTCCAAATAGCTGAAAACAAACCTCATGTGATTGTGTCTGACTTCAGGATGCCTGGAATGAACGGGGCCGATTTTCTTAAAAAAATAAAGGAACTTTATCCCCAGACCATAAGAATCATGCTTACCGGACATGCTGACGTTAATGCAGTGATGGGGGCAATAAATGAGGGCGCCGTATATAAGTTTATCACAAAACCATGGGATGATAATGATCTCAGGTTGAGCATAAGTCTGGCTCTGGAAAAGTTTGAACTGGTGGAAGAGAATAAATCTCTGAAGCACCAGGCTGAAATTCAGCAGAAGGAAATTCAGAAATACAGCAAATTTATAGGCAAACACAGAAGCCAGCTTGCCAGTTTTCTGCTTCAGGAAAAGATAATAAGTCAGGCTGATTTTGACAAGGCTGTGTCTTTACAGGAAAAACAAAACCGCCTGATGCCTGGTATCATAACTGATCTTGGGCTTGCGAGCCCAGATGCCATAGTCAAGGCTTTTGTGTCCAGGCTGAAGATAAATCAGGCTGAGCCGGCACAGTTCCAAATACTTCCGGCGATTTCAGAGCTTGTGCCGAAATCTTTTTGTGTCGAAAATTCACTTGTGCCGCTGAAAAAGAATAATCGTCAACTCATAGTTGCCATGGCAGATCCCAGTGACTTTATGAAGGTTGATGACCTTAAGTTCATAACCGGTCTTCAGATTCAAACAGTGGTTGCCAGGGAGAAGGAAATCCATGCAAAAATAAAGGAAATCTACGGAGAAGACGATTCCCAGCTTTCAAAAGCCATCTCGGCAATGGATCTAACTGATCCGACAGAAAATATTGAAATAGTAATTGAGGATGAAGATGAAGAGGCTGATCTTGAGGAACTTCTTAAAGCAAAGGATCTTCCTCCTGCAATTAGAATCGTAAATACAATAATTTCTGACGCTCTTCGTCATGGAGCATCAGACATACATATCGAGCCAAAAACTAAATATGTCATGGTGAGGTATCGTATAGATGGACTCTTGTATGACAAGCTCCATATTCCAATCCATATGCATCCGTCTATGGTATCGAGAATAAAAGTAATGAGCGAGCTTGACATATCAGAAAGAAGACGCCCACAGGATGGCCGTATTACAGTAAAAAGCTCCACCCGGTTTGTTGATATGCGTATTTCAACCCTTCCCACCATAAATGGTGAAAAAATAGTAATGAGGGTACTGGACAAAAACGCAGCCATACGTGATTTGAAAGAGATTGGCCTTTCTGGGAAAAATATCGAAATATTCATGTCCTTCATAAATCAGCCCCAGGGCATACTTCTTGTAACAGGCCCGACCGGAAGCGGCAAAACAAGCACGCTTTACGGTCTTCTTAACGCAGGAGCGAGCATTACAAAAAATATCGTAACCATTGAAGATCCGGTTGAGTACTATATGAGCATGGCTGAACAGGTGACAGTCAGGCACAAGATTGGTCTTAGTTTTCCGATCGTTCTAAGGGCAATACTCAGGCAGGATCCGAATATCATCATGCTTGGGGAGATAAGAGACTACGAGACTGCAGAGGTCGCTTTTCATTCCGCCCTTACAGGGCATCTTGTGCTCAGCACCCTGCATACAAACAGTACGATAGCAACAATAACAAGGCTCAGGGACATGGGGGTTCAGGCATATGTGATAAGCGAGGCCATGATCGGTATAATAGCCCAGAGGCTTGTCCGAAAAGTATGCACAAAATGCAGAGTCGAGGATATTCCTGATGAAAAGCTCCTTGCAGCTTTGAAACTGACAAAGCACGATGGCCCTTTTTATAGAGGAGCCGGATGTGATGAATGTATGCAAACAGGTTTCAGCGGGAGAATAGGGCTTTTTGAGGTTTTGCCCGTGAGCGAGGAAATCAAGAAAAGCATACATAAAGATGTTACTGAATCCGAACTTAAAAAAACTGCAAAATGGTTCGGAGTCCAAACTCTTTATGATGATGGACTTGAAAAAATCAGGGAAGGGATTACAACCTGCGGAGAACTACTTAGAGTTCTTGGTCCGCAAACCAGTTTAAGCTTTCAGTGTCCGGAATGCAAAAAGGATATTGAGGAAAAATATCCAAACTGCCCTTTCTGCGGATTTGAAATTATGCCTATTTGCTACTCCTGCGGGAAGATTGTTGAAAAAAACTGGAAATTTTGTGCGCATTGCAGGGCGGCCTTAAATAACGTCAGTAGGTAG